CATTGGCATTTCATACCTTCGTCTGATCCACATTTTGGGGGATTGTGGGAGTCATCAGTGAAATTTGCAAAAAGACACTTAACAaagattgttaaaaataatatgttacattttgAAGATCTGACCACATTTCTATGCAAAATTGAAGCAGTTCTCAGCCCCAAGGCACTCACACCATTAAGCGATGACACTAGTGATCTCTCTGCCCTTACTCCAGCTCACTTTCTTCTTGGTGAGCCGTAAACTTTACCAGCTGAGCCTGATGTATAGACCGTGCCTCAAATTGGTACAGGCTCAAAAGTAGTTGTTTTGGAAATGTTGGTCAGTCGAGTACCTTCCACAATTGCAAAGACGCACACGCCGGGTGTCTCCAGTTCACCACGTTAAGGTTGGTGACCTAGCATTGCTGAAGGATGACCGACTGCCACCCATAAGCTGGCATCTTGTTCGCGTTATCAAAGTACATCCTGGCTTTGACAATATCGGAAGTGCCGTTACCCTTCAAGGAGCTTCTGGATCCCAGTTTAAAAGGCCAAACCTTATGTTGTACCTCCTTATATTACAAGATAGTCTGTTTtcattattacctatgttatattatagttcctCATAATTATTCAAGTTTATATTTCTGAAAGGCTTCCCCTTTCATGGGGGGATTTATatgttgtgtgtatatatatatatatttgtttggtttttttttttgttattggagTTTGGCCCCGTTATTATTTGAGGATCTATTGCCGTAATTGTAAACAAAAGCCGTatatcgtttattatttaaaatacaattattattgttacttcttattataccatataggtatacactatacccgACGCGGCAATTTCATGTCATATCATAATCAGTAAtcaccattattataatttatagtataactcattaatacatattattagagCGCGGATCTTtaggtttttacatatttttattggctTTATGCAGCTTTACGAGGATGAACAAATTCGTCTTTGGATCCATCAAAGAATTTGtaggaaaaaatgtattttgcatattttagaatGTTTAGcttatttgtcatattttagaatatattcaattattgttcataaaaaaacatattttattaatatttctcgaGTTGTGATTTTTCTagggaaaaaataatttgattaaagaatgttaaaaataaaaaatcattgaattatttacTTGGATGTAATTAAATTGGTAATGTTGGTCATATTGTAACTCTCAATCCGCGGCATAGAGTAATATAGAGGGGCCGTTTCTCTTACTGCATGTATTAGAAATATGTGATAGATCCCCATGAaccttttagattttgagcaaagaaaataatatttgttttgtttaataagatcatatgctttttttttaaatattgtttaatcatTTTATGAACCCTTCCCAACCTCCTCCTTCGcaaagatatattatttgaatgtatACCACTTGAGCCctacttataattaatgatataagttgtaataacgtaaaataggataacatataaataattataaatatacggcTCCtgccgatagttatattaaaatagtaaaagttagaattgtaaaattacgctattaccttcctccaggtgttcggagggctctcgagatcgtgtattcgagaattatatcaaatacaccgtacaatatgattttatgaaaaaaagcacatagaacgtattgactgcaatccacataaaatattatatcatatgccttacctgattcgcagttgttcgtagacaaaattgtaagagttttaggttttagataagataaagtactacttcaaatacacaaattgaattaacgaacgcactgattattgcttgcataagaagtccagttgtcgctcgttgaaatcggtttgatacttgagaggttgttacttggtggctggtgctcatgcactggtttaagggacggacgcgaggatgctgaccagagagtggtgggtggctttgtcactaaattattgtgggcctgggaactagattattctttggcgtcagcataaaataaagtcacacacatcctacgtaatattgttatgagtgcgtgtcaatatcttagttgtcgttatcaatggttttatttgatgcgaccgatttctacaagcgacagtctggctgttgtttattaatctgtaaaattttagtttattataatggtgtgtgagcatatcattacatccACCCTGCACTTTTTTGTGTTGTGCCCTCACAACACCACTCGTGGGTGAGAGTGAgagcaatacaaatatttaagtagagGAGAGATTAAGTTagaaaaagttgaaagttgaaatattaaaagttgaaagttgaaagttgaaagttgaaagttgaaaaaagttatacaatttaaactggacatttatatatatataaagaaaacaaatttttactatacaatctaaaaggggcaatgtaaataatattaaagtttacatattacattggaaaacaaaaaattaggaAGATAGAACTGAAGCTGAAAGTTCGTACTCCCCGCATTCCATTGATgtgtttctatttttatatattttatattttaagttccctatctggtgttgtaatgatagctatacagttttttttttttttaaatttaatatttgtgtacaatatattgtcaACATGacatgttatgaatttttacatattttggtttttatcctatatattctacatagttttaacttttaactaatctaattatacatttttcatatttactttgcttacaatgtatttagttcatagacattttttttttgtttttatgataacttaaaagttaaacaaagttaatttttttttatatatattttttttggtatttcttatgcttaacatttattttcttattagtacAAGCTTAAAAAAGTCAAATTGTATTGTGTTTGATATCGGCGGTGTTCCGAGAAGTTTATCACACGTACACCAACAAcatgtatattcaatattcgtattaatatatcttaataatataaatgtatactgcTAATAACCAAGGCAGGTATTGTGGGCTCGCGTCGTCTGGTGCCCCCACTCACTAGTTCACTACCATCCACCGTATTCAGTATCAATCATGCGCCGATGTTATTTTCAGTCGTTACGTCAGGACAGTTGCCTTCAGTGTGTTCGTAGGCTGCATCGCTGTTTGCCGCTGTTTTTGCTCCGATACTATTGTACAGATTTGAGACTGCggttgttttttatattttaaaagcgaCTTCATTCAGTTCAttctatatattagtatagtctATACTGTATAGATTTccgtatttattttaacatcgcCGTACGctgatattattatcgttgtatgGACTGTGTAATAGTTTTCAATCGTTTTCGGTAGAACACgtattttatcgattttgattgttattttattaactgttGATTGTTGGCTGGTTTAATCATTTAAAGGCGTAATTGATTGTACtactttcatttttaaaatgccTAGACGAAAGTTAAACATTGGTCGATCTCAGAATGATGCCAAAAGAATGGGTGTAGTACGTAGAGAACGACAGTCAAATAATGATGATGTTGTTAACGACAGAGGTTCATGGTCGAGAAAAGATTATTCTGCTATGAACTATGAGTTAACGgtggattaaaaaaataacccaTCAGTTTATATAGGAAATCCTACAATAGTTTGCCAGTTTTGTTCTGCTCTGAGATGGAAAGACGAATGTAAAACCTTATGTTGCTCTCATAATTAGATGATATAATTATACCACCAGAACCATTGAATTCCCTTCTTAATGGAGTCACACAAAACATAAACAATTCACACGCGATATTCGTTATTACAACAATGCTTTCCAAATGACTTCATTCAGAAGCAAGCTGGTAGTTCATAAAGGGTTTATGCCTACCTTTAAAGTACAGGGTCAGGTTTACCACGTGGCCGGCAGTCTTTTTCCATATCATCCTGATGACCATAAATTTTtgcagatttattttatttccagtCCTGATGCAAAAGTATCTATACGATGTAACATAAATTCAAGAGAGATCCTCGACAGCGTATTAATGAGATCCCTACAAGACATGTTAAATACTCATAATAGACATGTAAAGTCTTTTAAAACAGCCATTGAAAGCGTTCTTTCTAATGTTACAGACTATAAATTGGTAATTCACTTTAACAAAGTTCCGAATGGTGAACATCGCGGTCGTTACAATGCTCCGTCAACGAGCGAAGTAGCCGTTACAATTACAGGACAACAATTCGACAAAAGAGACATTGTACTGCGATGTCGTGATGACAATCTTCAAATAATTTCTGAATTACACCGATCCTTCGACAGTCTTCAATATCCATTAATGTTCCCCTACGGTGAAGATGGATACTCGATAGATATCCCTCAAGTCGATCCTGTTACTAGAGTTCCTACACAAGAAAAAGTTTCATGTATgaactattattactatcgcaTAATGGAACGCCAGAACAATTCAAATCATTTACTtagataatatgttatttaaccAATATATAGTTGATATATCAGTATGCCAAAATCGAATCTGAACGTTTGGCGT
This genomic window from Metopolophium dirhodum isolate CAU chromosome 1, ASM1992520v1, whole genome shotgun sequence contains:
- the LOC132940872 gene encoding uncharacterized protein LOC132940872 yields the protein MTSFRSKLVVHKGFMPTFKVQGQVYHVAGSLFPYHPDDHKFLQIYFISSPDAKVSIRCNINSREILDSVLMRSLQDMLNTHNRHVKSFKTAIESVLSNVTDYKLVIHFNKVPNGEHRGRYNAPSTSEVAVTITGQQFDKRDIVLRCRDDNLQIISELHRSFDSLQYPLMFPYGEDGYSIDIPQVDPVTRVPTQEKVSCMNYYYYRIMERQNNSNHLLR